From the genome of Halostella limicola, one region includes:
- the arcD gene encoding arginine/ornithine antiporter ArcD — MASTDSPSFEAFDADRHSSLGQALVPILGVIVFLGVGSGYLKLDPHGPLLWSIVLTGVVGRYWFDLSWDDLYDGIARSLLMGLEAILILFVIYALIATWVSAGTIPGLMYYGLSLLTPQVFLPVTALLAAVVAFSIGSSWTTAGTLGVAFIGIGSGLGVPEPMTAGAILTGAYAGDKQSPLSDTTNLAAAVTNTNLYDHIRGMRLGTAVALGLSVVLYAILGIRAGGAIPAGRVETIQTALAGSYELSALVFLPLVVTFGLALYGYPALPTLVAGVFAGVGTTILLQGVAFTAAWDVFLYGTSPETGADLVNELLASDGLSGSAWTISVVVAALSLGGLLEETGVIAVLAHRLAQAVRGRASLVVGTGASAFAVNLFSAQQYMSIVVPGMTLRDLYDEYGLDRTLLSKSIESVGTPTGALIPWHAGGVFMATVLEVPTLEYAPYYFFAFLSPLVLVAMAVTGKGLTAGAPAPDPETVPSDD; from the coding sequence ATGGCATCCACCGACTCCCCGTCGTTCGAGGCGTTCGACGCGGACCGGCACTCGTCGCTGGGACAGGCGCTGGTGCCGATTCTCGGCGTCATCGTCTTCCTCGGCGTCGGGTCCGGGTATCTCAAACTCGACCCGCACGGGCCGCTGCTCTGGAGCATCGTTCTGACAGGCGTCGTCGGCCGGTACTGGTTCGACCTCTCGTGGGACGACCTGTACGACGGCATCGCCCGGAGCCTCCTGATGGGGCTCGAGGCGATCCTCATCCTGTTCGTGATCTACGCGCTCATCGCCACCTGGGTCAGCGCCGGCACCATCCCCGGCCTGATGTACTACGGCCTGTCGCTGCTCACGCCGCAGGTGTTCCTCCCGGTGACCGCGCTGCTCGCGGCCGTGGTGGCCTTCTCGATCGGGTCATCGTGGACCACCGCGGGGACGCTCGGCGTCGCGTTCATCGGCATCGGTTCGGGGCTGGGCGTCCCCGAGCCGATGACGGCCGGTGCGATCCTCACCGGTGCGTACGCCGGCGACAAGCAGTCGCCGCTGTCGGACACGACGAACCTAGCGGCCGCGGTGACGAACACGAACCTCTACGACCACATCCGCGGGATGCGGCTCGGGACGGCCGTCGCGCTCGGTCTCTCCGTCGTCCTCTACGCGATCCTCGGGATCCGCGCCGGCGGCGCGATCCCCGCCGGTCGCGTCGAGACCATCCAGACCGCCCTCGCGGGCTCGTACGAACTCTCCGCGCTCGTGTTCCTGCCGCTGGTCGTCACGTTCGGCCTCGCCCTCTACGGGTATCCCGCGCTCCCGACCCTCGTCGCCGGCGTGTTCGCCGGTGTCGGCACGACGATCCTCCTGCAGGGCGTCGCGTTCACGGCCGCGTGGGACGTGTTCCTCTACGGGACGAGCCCGGAGACGGGCGCCGACCTCGTGAACGAACTGCTGGCCAGCGACGGCCTCTCCGGGTCCGCGTGGACGATCAGCGTCGTCGTCGCGGCGCTGTCGCTCGGCGGTCTTCTGGAAGAGACGGGCGTCATCGCCGTGCTCGCGCACCGCCTCGCTCAGGCGGTCCGGGGCCGCGCGTCGCTGGTCGTCGGGACGGGCGCGTCCGCGTTCGCGGTGAACCTGTTCTCCGCCCAGCAGTACATGAGCATCGTAGTGCCGGGGATGACGCTTCGAGACCTCTACGACGAGTACGGACTCGACAGGACGCTGCTGTCGAAGTCCATCGAGTCCGTCGGGACGCCGACCGGCGCCCTCATCCCGTGGCACGCCGGCGGCGTCTTCATGGCGACCGTCCTCGAAGTGCCGACGCTGGAGTACGCTCCCTACTACTTCTTCGCGTTCCTCTCACCGCTGGTCCTCGTCGCGATGGCGGTGACCGGCAAGGGCTTGACTGCGGGTGCGCCCGCGCCGGACCCCGAAACGGTGCCCTCGGACGACTAA
- the xacF gene encoding 2,5-dioxovalerate dehydrogenase: MPDERLNYVNGEWREANTGETFETYDPANPSEAVATYPQSDADDAAEAIEAAAAASEEWGTTPGPERGRILSRTGALLAERKEELTELLVKEEGKTRSEAGGEVQRAIDIFDYYGAKASDLGGTVKGSSSRNTNLYTKNEPVGVAGLITPWNYPIAIPAWKIAPALAAGNAAVIKPASLAPGVVHEMAEALDEAGLPDGALNVVTGPGSEVGDTIASHPDVDAVSFTGSTKVGNQVYDTATDDGKRVQLEMGGKNPTVVSDSADVEEAADIVASGAFGVTGQACTACSRAIVYEEVYDEFVDAVVERAEAIEPGHGLDDPDMGPHVSESELESTVDYVEVGEREGATLETGGAAIDGDGYFVEPAVFSDVDPDYRIAQEEIFGPVLSVIPVSGYEEALEVANGVEYGLSASIVTDDHTEANRFVNEAESGVVKINEKTTGLELHVPFGGMKASSSETYREQGDAGLDFYTISKTVYDNY; the protein is encoded by the coding sequence ATGCCCGACGAGCGCCTGAACTACGTGAACGGCGAATGGCGAGAAGCGAACACCGGAGAGACGTTCGAGACGTACGACCCGGCGAACCCCTCCGAGGCCGTCGCGACCTACCCGCAGTCCGACGCCGACGACGCCGCGGAGGCCATCGAGGCCGCCGCCGCGGCGAGCGAGGAGTGGGGCACCACTCCCGGCCCCGAGCGCGGTCGTATCCTCTCGCGCACCGGCGCCCTGCTCGCGGAGCGAAAGGAGGAACTCACCGAACTCCTCGTCAAAGAGGAGGGGAAGACCCGCAGCGAGGCCGGCGGCGAGGTCCAACGCGCGATCGACATCTTCGACTACTACGGCGCGAAGGCCAGCGACCTCGGCGGCACGGTCAAGGGGTCCAGCTCACGGAACACGAACCTCTACACGAAGAACGAGCCGGTGGGCGTCGCCGGCCTGATCACGCCGTGGAACTACCCCATCGCCATCCCGGCCTGGAAGATCGCGCCCGCGCTGGCGGCCGGCAACGCCGCAGTCATCAAGCCCGCGTCGCTCGCCCCCGGCGTCGTCCACGAGATGGCCGAGGCCCTGGACGAGGCCGGCCTCCCGGACGGAGCCCTCAACGTCGTCACCGGCCCCGGCAGCGAGGTCGGCGACACCATCGCCAGCCACCCCGACGTCGACGCCGTCTCCTTCACCGGCAGCACGAAGGTCGGCAACCAGGTGTACGACACCGCGACCGACGACGGCAAGCGCGTTCAGCTCGAGATGGGCGGGAAGAACCCGACCGTCGTCTCCGACAGCGCGGACGTCGAGGAGGCCGCGGACATCGTCGCGTCCGGGGCGTTCGGCGTCACCGGCCAGGCCTGTACCGCCTGCTCCCGCGCGATCGTCTACGAGGAGGTGTACGACGAGTTCGTCGACGCCGTCGTCGAGCGCGCCGAGGCGATCGAACCGGGCCACGGCCTCGACGACCCGGACATGGGCCCGCACGTCAGCGAGTCCGAACTGGAGAGCACGGTCGACTACGTCGAGGTCGGCGAGCGCGAGGGCGCGACCCTCGAAACCGGCGGCGCGGCGATCGACGGCGACGGCTACTTCGTCGAGCCCGCCGTCTTCTCCGACGTCGACCCCGACTACCGCATCGCGCAGGAGGAGATCTTCGGTCCGGTGCTGTCGGTCATCCCCGTAAGCGGCTACGAGGAAGCCCTCGAAGTCGCTAACGGCGTCGAGTACGGGCTCTCGGCCAGCATCGTCACCGACGACCACACCGAGGCCAACCGCTTCGTCAACGAGGCCGAGTCCGGCGTCGTGAAGATCAACGAGAAGACGACCGGGCTGGAACTGCACGTCCCGTTCGGCGGGATGAAGGCGTCCTCCAGCGAGACGTACCGCGAACAGGGCGACGCCGGGCTCGACTTCTACACCATCAGCAAGACGGTGTACGACAACTACTGA
- the gfo6 gene encoding D-xylose 1-dehydrogenase Gfo6, giving the protein MELEALADDFERRDWQEITETDDPVRFAMIGVGWWTREQAMPAVANGDLCETTVLVSGDREKAEEVAEGSPTVERAITYEEFHDGAASDAYDAVYVVTPNALHLPFVETAAELGKAILCEKPMEATIERAERMVEVCEEHDATLMIAYRMHTEPAVRRAKDLIDEGVIGDPVFVNGNMTEPILDLVPDPDQWRLDGELSGGCAVMDIGLYPLNTSRFLLGEDPVRVRGTVASVQEEFEDVPDEHGAFQLDFPGHVYAVCTASQNAYMASHISVIGTEGRVRVEPAFYPWDDRGLTVSRGGTTFDVDFEGIDQMEEEFEYFSHCLLAGEEPYPDGEHGLVDIEAIKAVYEAAETESTVELD; this is encoded by the coding sequence ATGGAGCTAGAAGCGCTCGCCGACGACTTCGAGCGACGGGACTGGCAGGAGATCACCGAGACGGACGACCCGGTCCGCTTCGCCATGATCGGCGTCGGGTGGTGGACCCGCGAACAGGCGATGCCGGCCGTGGCGAACGGCGACCTCTGCGAGACGACGGTACTGGTCAGCGGGGACCGCGAGAAGGCCGAGGAGGTCGCCGAGGGCTCGCCCACCGTCGAGCGCGCGATCACGTACGAGGAGTTCCACGACGGCGCTGCGAGCGACGCGTACGACGCTGTCTACGTGGTCACGCCGAACGCGCTCCATCTCCCCTTCGTCGAGACGGCCGCGGAACTGGGCAAGGCGATACTCTGCGAGAAGCCGATGGAGGCGACGATCGAGCGCGCGGAGCGGATGGTCGAGGTCTGCGAGGAGCACGACGCGACGCTGATGATCGCCTACCGGATGCACACCGAGCCGGCGGTCCGGCGCGCGAAAGACCTCATCGACGAGGGGGTGATCGGCGACCCGGTCTTCGTCAACGGCAACATGACCGAGCCGATCCTCGATCTCGTTCCCGACCCTGACCAGTGGCGGCTCGACGGCGAGCTATCGGGCGGGTGTGCGGTCATGGACATCGGACTGTACCCGCTGAACACCAGCCGGTTCCTGCTCGGCGAGGACCCGGTCCGGGTGCGCGGCACGGTCGCGTCCGTGCAGGAGGAGTTCGAGGACGTGCCGGACGAGCACGGCGCGTTCCAGCTCGACTTCCCGGGCCACGTGTACGCGGTCTGTACCGCCAGCCAGAACGCCTACATGGCGAGCCACATCTCGGTCATCGGGACCGAGGGGCGTGTCCGCGTCGAACCGGCCTTCTACCCGTGGGACGACCGCGGGCTCACCGTCTCGCGCGGTGGGACGACGTTCGACGTGGACTTCGAGGGCATAGACCAGATGGAGGAGGAGTTCGAGTACTTCTCGCACTGCCTGCTCGCCGGCGAGGAGCCGTATCCGGACGGGGAGCACGGGCTGGTCGACATCGAGGCGATCAAGGCGGTGTACGAGGCCGCCGAGACGGAGTCGACTGTCGAACTGGACTGA
- a CDS encoding iron-containing alcohol dehydrogenase family protein — protein MSDPDDATVTERFEYDPGVIRVGRGSVSRLDEELDSQGIDRALVVCGTTVGSTPPVIDPVKAGLGETLAGVFDETTPAKQLSTAFDAAKAFRAADADAIVSLGGGSSLDTAKVASVIAAADRSREAIGREFAERGTITVPEGDLPPVAAVPTTLAGADLSQLAGITASPENGLVDESVGGGVGDPKLMPAAVVYDPDLFETTPYEVLAGSAMNGFDKGIETLYARNATPITDATAARGLSLLRSGLPALREDEDSEVMERVVEGILLVQYGISRPGETTLSLIHAFGHGLTAHSDVQQGRAHAIVAPHALRYLFDEVDGRRDLLADALGVPTEGRSDEAVAKGVVAVVEDVRDALDMPSRLRSIGDLDRADLDAVAQTTADDGLLSNAPAGLDPTPAELERVLDAAW, from the coding sequence ATGAGCGATCCTGACGACGCGACCGTCACGGAACGGTTCGAGTACGACCCGGGCGTGATACGGGTGGGGCGAGGAAGCGTCAGCCGACTGGACGAGGAACTCGACTCTCAGGGGATCGACCGCGCGCTCGTCGTCTGCGGGACGACCGTCGGTTCGACGCCGCCGGTGATCGATCCGGTGAAGGCCGGACTGGGCGAAACGCTCGCAGGAGTCTTCGACGAGACGACGCCCGCGAAGCAGCTGTCGACGGCCTTCGACGCCGCGAAGGCGTTCCGCGCGGCTGACGCGGACGCTATTGTGAGCCTCGGCGGCGGCAGTAGCCTCGACACGGCGAAGGTGGCGAGCGTCATCGCCGCCGCGGACCGGTCGCGGGAGGCAATCGGCCGGGAATTCGCGGAGCGGGGGACGATCACCGTCCCCGAGGGCGACCTCCCGCCGGTCGCGGCGGTACCGACGACGCTCGCGGGCGCGGACCTCTCGCAGCTGGCCGGGATCACGGCGTCCCCGGAAAACGGCCTCGTCGACGAGTCGGTCGGCGGGGGCGTCGGCGACCCGAAGCTCATGCCGGCCGCGGTGGTGTACGACCCCGACCTGTTCGAAACGACGCCGTACGAGGTTCTGGCAGGCTCCGCGATGAACGGGTTCGACAAAGGTATCGAGACGCTGTACGCGCGCAACGCCACCCCCATCACGGACGCGACGGCCGCTCGGGGGCTCTCGCTGCTGCGTTCTGGACTGCCCGCACTCCGCGAGGACGAGGACAGCGAGGTGATGGAACGGGTGGTCGAAGGGATCCTCCTCGTCCAGTACGGGATCTCTCGACCGGGCGAAACGACGCTCTCGCTGATCCACGCGTTCGGCCACGGCCTGACGGCTCACTCGGACGTGCAGCAGGGGCGGGCACACGCCATCGTCGCACCGCACGCGCTCCGCTACCTGTTCGACGAGGTCGACGGTCGCCGGGACCTGCTGGCCGACGCGCTCGGCGTGCCGACCGAGGGGCGGAGCGACGAGGCGGTCGCGAAGGGCGTCGTCGCCGTCGTGGAAGACGTCCGCGACGCGCTGGACATGCCGTCGCGTCTCCGATCCATCGGCGATCTTGACCGAGCCGATCTCGACGCCGTCGCCCAGACGACGGCGGACGACGGGCTACTTTCGAACGCGCCCGCCGGCCTCGACCCGACGCCGGCGGAACTGGAGCGAGTCCTCGACGCGGCCTGGTAG
- a CDS encoding MBL fold metallo-hydrolase, whose translation MIRSTWGDWFVRDEIEAADPGDGVIVWYLGCNGFVIRSRSTTLYVDPYFGAGDPPNIVRMIPVPMDPADATDCDGVLVTHEHIDHMHPPSYGPLVNDLGADLYAPAASYESPDYEDDLRAPDDQSNEIAAGDDFEVGDFTVHVRGANDPDAIEPVSYVVEHDAGTFFHGGDSRPAEAFEAVAGEFDVDVGALAFGSVGEIYKPELGRGERTRWYMDENQVIEAANQLELMRLVPSHHDMWQGVGADPKVLHEHAASHEYPRVIEPPHVGCSFRLSEPGIRRIGALDGD comes from the coding sequence ATGATACGTTCGACATGGGGCGACTGGTTCGTCCGCGACGAGATCGAAGCGGCCGACCCCGGCGACGGGGTGATAGTCTGGTACCTCGGCTGTAACGGCTTCGTCATCCGGTCGCGGTCGACGACGCTGTACGTCGACCCGTACTTCGGGGCGGGCGACCCGCCGAACATCGTCCGCATGATCCCGGTGCCGATGGACCCGGCCGACGCGACCGACTGCGACGGCGTGCTCGTCACCCACGAGCACATCGACCACATGCACCCACCGTCGTACGGCCCGCTGGTGAACGACCTCGGCGCGGACCTGTACGCGCCGGCCGCGTCCTACGAGTCGCCGGACTACGAGGACGACCTCCGAGCGCCCGACGACCAAAGCAACGAGATCGCCGCTGGCGACGACTTCGAGGTCGGCGACTTCACCGTCCACGTACGGGGCGCGAACGACCCGGACGCGATCGAACCGGTGAGCTACGTCGTCGAGCACGACGCCGGCACGTTCTTCCACGGCGGCGACAGCCGCCCGGCCGAGGCGTTCGAAGCGGTCGCCGGGGAGTTCGACGTGGACGTGGGCGCGCTCGCGTTCGGCTCCGTCGGAGAGATCTACAAGCCGGAACTGGGCCGCGGCGAGCGGACGCGCTGGTACATGGACGAGAACCAGGTGATCGAGGCGGCCAACCAGCTAGAACTGATGCGGCTGGTCCCCTCACACCACGACATGTGGCAGGGCGTCGGTGCCGATCCGAAGGTGCTCCACGAGCACGCGGCGTCCCACGAGTACCCTCGGGTCATCGAACCGCCGCACGTCGGCTGTTCGTTCAGGCTGTCCGAGCCCGGGATCCGCCGGATCGGCGCGCTCGACGGGGACTGA
- a CDS encoding ABC transporter substrate-binding protein, translating into MARSDDTQSTRRQVLATGGALAATGLLSGCLDSVSGDSGGDADNSGDSYTVSMEPVGDVTFDAVPETWVANNGSWADMGIALGLEPPEGLWLARRYRTQYYDAIDGVSVDKGDMISFFDQGVDKELYYEVDADVHVMDPNFLLNRADDWEQEDIDEVESQIGPFFGNSIFSRGYTWHDDYKYYSLYEAFGKLAEVFQRTDRYEAFVSLHEEFQSTLSDVVPPAEERPSVAVLWASGDEPESFSPYIIDEGTSFKQWRDLQVNDALADTDVKDFHSNRGEIDYETLLDVDPDVLLLRGQENKTADEFANTVRAFMEDHNVASEMTAVQNGDVYRGGPLYQGPITNLVLTERAARQVYGVEEELFDRQAVADIVAGDV; encoded by the coding sequence ATGGCACGATCCGACGACACGCAGTCGACGCGGCGGCAGGTACTCGCAACCGGTGGAGCGCTTGCGGCGACCGGCCTCCTCTCGGGCTGTCTCGACTCGGTCTCCGGCGACAGCGGCGGCGACGCGGATAACTCGGGGGACTCGTACACGGTATCGATGGAACCCGTCGGCGACGTGACGTTCGACGCCGTCCCGGAGACGTGGGTGGCGAACAACGGTAGCTGGGCGGACATGGGTATCGCGCTCGGCCTCGAACCGCCCGAGGGCCTCTGGCTCGCCCGCCGCTATCGCACACAGTACTACGACGCGATCGACGGAGTCTCCGTGGACAAGGGCGACATGATCAGCTTCTTCGACCAAGGGGTCGACAAGGAGCTGTACTACGAGGTGGACGCTGACGTCCACGTGATGGACCCCAACTTCCTGCTGAACCGCGCCGACGACTGGGAACAGGAGGACATCGACGAAGTGGAGAGTCAGATCGGACCGTTTTTCGGGAACAGCATCTTCTCGCGGGGGTACACCTGGCACGACGACTACAAGTACTACTCCCTCTACGAGGCGTTCGGAAAGCTCGCCGAGGTGTTCCAGCGGACGGACCGGTACGAGGCGTTCGTCTCGCTGCACGAGGAGTTCCAGTCGACGCTCTCGGACGTTGTCCCGCCGGCGGAGGAGCGGCCCTCTGTCGCCGTCCTCTGGGCGAGCGGCGACGAACCCGAGAGTTTCAGCCCGTACATCATCGACGAGGGGACGAGCTTCAAGCAGTGGCGCGACCTGCAGGTGAACGACGCGCTCGCGGACACTGACGTGAAGGACTTCCACAGCAACCGCGGCGAGATCGACTACGAGACGCTGCTCGACGTCGATCCCGACGTCTTGCTCCTCCGCGGACAGGAGAACAAGACGGCCGACGAGTTCGCGAACACCGTGCGGGCGTTCATGGAGGACCACAACGTGGCTAGCGAAATGACCGCCGTCCAGAACGGCGACGTGTACCGCGGCGGACCCCTCTATCAGGGGCCGATCACGAACCTCGTTCTCACCGAGCGCGCGGCGCGGCAGGTGTACGGCGTCGAGGAGGAACTGTTCGACCGGCAGGCCGTGGCCGACATCGTCGCGGGCGACGTGTAG
- a CDS encoding archaea-specific SMC-related protein: MEPARLTVENIGGIESAEAELPPGVTVLAGPNASNKTSFLQAVMAGLGSDQISLKADADEGRVELDLHGETYERTFTRTGSGVSVSGDRYLDDPELADLFAFLLKSNEARRAVEAGADLRELIMRPVDTDAIQSEIERLQEEKSRLDDELSEVQSLKQRLPDLEQRKQSIEDDIESTREELEAAEEELDDVDASVEDRREEKDELEEKLSELSEVRSELEDVRYDIETKRESRDSLQEERRELEEREEDLDAVPEAELETLEDHIDDLRRQKQSLDAEISELQNTIRFNEKMIDDAREGTHPAIQTAPDGGEEGALTDRLLEENQETVCWTCGSEVDIDRIEDTLQNLRDLRRQKLDDKDDLESELDEYKERKRDYERRRQNVEQVRQRIARTETEIESTESALDRLTDRKGELMDEVERLEAEVEELESETYEEVLDLHRNANELEYELGKLESERDDVVEEIEEIEAEIEREDEIEDRREEIQDELVDLRTKIDRIEENAVEEFNEHMDEVLTILDYENIERIWIEIVEKEVREGRRKVQQNAFELHVVRSSDGGVAYEDTVDHLSESEREVTGLVFALAGYLVHDLHEQVPCMIMDALEPIDSDRIAALVEYFESYVDYLVVALLQEDAEALEVDHHTVADIGA; this comes from the coding sequence ATGGAACCGGCTAGACTTACTGTAGAGAACATCGGCGGTATCGAATCCGCGGAAGCGGAGCTGCCGCCGGGGGTGACGGTCCTCGCCGGCCCGAACGCCTCTAACAAGACGTCGTTCCTCCAGGCCGTCATGGCCGGGCTCGGGAGCGACCAGATATCGCTGAAAGCCGACGCGGACGAGGGTCGCGTCGAACTCGACCTCCACGGGGAGACGTACGAGCGCACGTTCACGCGAACGGGATCGGGCGTCTCCGTCTCCGGGGACCGCTACCTCGACGACCCCGAACTCGCCGACCTGTTCGCGTTTCTGCTGAAGTCGAACGAGGCCCGCCGCGCCGTCGAGGCGGGGGCGGACCTCCGCGAACTCATCATGCGACCGGTCGACACCGACGCCATCCAGAGCGAGATCGAACGGCTGCAGGAGGAGAAGTCGCGGCTCGACGACGAGTTGTCCGAGGTGCAGTCGCTGAAACAGCGGCTCCCGGACCTGGAACAGCGAAAGCAGTCCATCGAGGACGACATCGAGTCGACGCGGGAAGAGCTCGAAGCGGCGGAGGAGGAACTCGACGACGTCGACGCGTCGGTCGAGGACCGCCGCGAGGAGAAGGACGAACTGGAGGAGAAGCTGTCGGAGCTCAGCGAGGTGCGGTCCGAACTGGAAGACGTCCGCTACGACATCGAGACGAAGCGGGAGAGCCGTGACTCGCTCCAGGAGGAGCGCCGCGAACTCGAAGAGCGCGAGGAGGACCTCGACGCCGTTCCCGAGGCAGAGCTGGAGACCTTGGAGGACCACATCGACGACCTGCGCCGCCAGAAGCAGTCGCTCGACGCGGAGATAAGCGAGCTCCAGAACACGATCCGCTTCAACGAGAAGATGATCGACGACGCGCGCGAGGGGACCCACCCCGCGATCCAGACCGCGCCCGACGGCGGCGAGGAGGGGGCGCTCACCGACCGACTGCTGGAAGAGAACCAGGAGACGGTCTGCTGGACCTGCGGCTCCGAGGTCGACATCGACCGCATCGAGGACACGCTCCAGAACCTCCGCGACCTGCGCCGCCAGAAGCTCGACGACAAGGACGACCTCGAGTCGGAGCTAGACGAGTACAAGGAGCGCAAGCGCGACTACGAGCGCCGACGCCAGAACGTCGAACAGGTCCGCCAGCGGATCGCCCGGACCGAGACCGAGATCGAGTCCACCGAGTCGGCGCTCGACCGACTCACAGACCGCAAGGGCGAGCTGATGGACGAGGTCGAGCGACTGGAGGCCGAGGTCGAGGAGCTGGAGTCGGAGACCTACGAGGAGGTGCTCGACCTCCACCGGAACGCGAACGAACTCGAGTACGAGCTCGGGAAGCTCGAAAGCGAGCGCGACGACGTCGTCGAGGAGATCGAGGAGATCGAGGCGGAGATCGAGCGCGAGGACGAGATCGAGGACCGGCGCGAGGAGATACAGGATGAACTCGTCGACCTCCGGACGAAGATCGACCGCATCGAGGAGAACGCCGTCGAGGAGTTCAACGAGCACATGGACGAGGTGCTGACGATCCTCGACTACGAGAACATCGAGCGCATCTGGATCGAGATCGTCGAGAAGGAGGTCCGCGAGGGCCGCCGGAAGGTCCAGCAGAACGCGTTCGAACTGCACGTAGTCCGCAGCAGCGACGGCGGCGTCGCCTACGAGGACACCGTCGACCACCTCAGCGAGAGCGAGCGCGAGGTCACCGGACTGGTGTTCGCGCTCGCGGGCTATCTGGTCCACGATCTCCACGAGCAGGTCCCGTGTATGATCATGGACGCCCTCGAACCGATCGACTCCGACCGCATCGCCGCACTCGTCGAGTACTTCGAATCCTACGTCGACTACCTCGTGGTCGCTCTCCTCCAGGAGGACGCCGAAGCGCTGGAGGTCGACCACCACACCGTGGCAGACATCGGCGCGTAA
- a CDS encoding creatininase family protein, with the protein MYLGDNAWPDLGSYFENESLALVPLGSTEQHGPHLPEATDHLIAEAFAREAADRAGVLCTPTVNVGVSSHHRQFHGTMWVSPTAFREYVESLTRNLTYHGIDRVVYVNAHGGNVPHLREVGRRLREDHEAYAVEWMWNESVPELVDDLFAQNGPHAGPKETALIQHLAPELVHDDRLEDARDGGIASVAEAGTVVHGARTFYDAADNTDNGALGDQTDATAEKGEELFEAACEQLVALCDWLNDREFEALLPREHV; encoded by the coding sequence ATGTACCTCGGCGACAACGCCTGGCCGGACCTGGGGTCGTACTTCGAAAACGAATCGCTCGCGCTCGTGCCGCTGGGTTCGACGGAGCAGCACGGGCCACACCTGCCGGAGGCGACGGACCACCTGATCGCCGAGGCGTTCGCCCGCGAGGCGGCGGACCGCGCCGGCGTCCTCTGCACTCCGACGGTGAACGTCGGCGTCAGCTCCCACCACCGCCAGTTCCACGGCACCATGTGGGTCAGCCCGACGGCGTTCCGCGAGTACGTCGAGTCACTCACGCGTAATCTCACCTACCACGGGATCGACCGCGTCGTCTACGTGAACGCCCACGGTGGCAACGTTCCCCACCTCCGGGAGGTAGGGCGTCGCCTCCGCGAGGATCACGAAGCCTACGCCGTCGAGTGGATGTGGAACGAGAGCGTCCCGGAGCTGGTCGACGACCTGTTCGCCCAGAACGGCCCCCACGCCGGGCCGAAGGAGACCGCCCTGATCCAGCATCTCGCGCCCGAACTCGTCCACGACGACCGCTTAGAGGACGCGCGCGATGGGGGCATCGCCAGCGTCGCGGAGGCGGGGACGGTGGTCCACGGCGCGCGGACGTTCTACGACGCCGCAGACAACACCGACAACGGCGCGCTCGGCGACCAGACCGACGCCACCGCCGAGAAGGGAGAGGAACTGTTCGAGGCCGCGTGCGAGCAACTCGTCGCGCTCTGCGACTGGCTGAACGACCGGGAGTTCGAGGCCCTGCTCCCCCGCGAGCACGTCTGA
- a CDS encoding fumarylacetoacetate hydrolase family protein: MRYFRLPDGDGSRLVADDGDAAYDLTAAKPRLDGFGDLAAAADVAGTGVNDLADDLIDAAPTVDRASLDEAVRPVVPEEVWAAGVTYEISEAAREEESGMPEMYLDVYEAERPEIFFKATPSRTVGPGEAVGVREDSSWDVPEPELGIVLYDGRIVGYTVGNDVSSREIEGANPLYLPQAKVYDRCCSIGPCVTAAESVDPHDLTMSMEIRRDGDVVYEDETSTGEMARTCEELVDWWRAHDTVPELGVLLTGTSLVPEEGFTLRADDEVSIRIEDIGELANPVVDV, from the coding sequence ATGCGATACTTTCGCCTTCCCGACGGCGACGGCTCCCGTCTCGTCGCGGACGACGGCGACGCAGCGTACGACCTCACGGCCGCGAAGCCGCGACTCGACGGCTTCGGCGATCTCGCGGCGGCGGCGGACGTCGCGGGGACCGGCGTGAACGACCTGGCCGATGACCTGATCGACGCCGCCCCGACCGTCGACCGGGCGTCGCTCGACGAGGCGGTCCGTCCCGTCGTCCCCGAAGAGGTGTGGGCCGCGGGCGTCACCTACGAGATAAGCGAGGCCGCCCGCGAGGAGGAAAGCGGCATGCCCGAGATGTACCTGGACGTGTACGAGGCCGAACGCCCCGAGATCTTCTTCAAGGCGACCCCGAGCCGGACGGTCGGCCCGGGCGAGGCCGTCGGCGTCCGTGAGGACTCGTCGTGGGACGTACCGGAGCCCGAACTGGGGATCGTCCTCTACGACGGCCGGATCGTCGGGTACACGGTCGGGAACGACGTGAGCAGCCGCGAGATCGAGGGCGCGAACCCCCTCTACCTCCCGCAGGCGAAGGTGTACGACAGGTGCTGTTCGATCGGGCCCTGCGTCACCGCCGCGGAGAGCGTCGACCCGCACGACCTGACGATGTCGATGGAGATCCGCCGCGACGGGGACGTCGTCTACGAGGACGAAACCTCGACCGGCGAGATGGCCCGGACGTGCGAGGAACTCGTCGACTGGTGGCGCGCCCACGACACCGTTCCCGAACTCGGCGTCCTACTCACCGGTACCTCGCTCGTTCCGGAGGAGGGGTTCACCCTCCGAGCGGACGACGAGGTCAGCATCCGCATCGAGGACATCGGCGAACTCGCGAATCCCGTCGTCGACGTGTAG